The genomic DNA GTGGTATCTCGCGGACTTGCAACACAAGCGTTATACGAATACTAAATTACTAAATTGCTAAACTATTAAATATAGTCAATAAATATAGTGTACTTCTGTTACTAGACTACGATAAACTAATACCAATACTtattcttaattattttattattttaattgtaaatctataattattaaatatttatataaatatattaaaattgtAAAATAACTGAATatctaaaattctaaaaataCTTAAATACTAACGGGAACGGCGGGGTTTAAACTTAGTATGCTGTTGTAATCATATTATTATTTTTGTTGAACTTTTTTTCCAATTAATACACTAGAGATAAAAGAGCAGTAAATAAAGTAACAAAAAGTAGAGTTGTGAATTAATTGAGTTGCACCAAAATTAGGCAAATAAGCTCGCAAACAAAACAACCTGGGTCAACTCGCCCATCATCCGTTCGTCCCCCGTCAACTCCAAAGCCACACACACAACACAAAAGTAATCAAACCCCCAATTCACAACACACCATGATCCAGTGAATTAACCAACCCATTTTAATTAATCAAAACCATGTACTTCTTGTTTAAAGTGTTGTTGATTTTAGGGTTAGGGTTAGGTCTTAATCTTGATTATGGGTATGCTTTGAAACTCCCTTTTAGGCCTAAAGATGTGCTCCCTGTTCTTCCTAAACAGATTTCTTGGCCTGTTCTTAATAATTTCCATAGTGCTGTTGATTTGTTACCTGCTTTTGTTGCCTCTGTTACTCCTCACCAGGTTATTCATCACTGGGAAGGCTCTTGTTTTAATGTTAATGAGGCCCGTCTCGACTTTACGCAGTCTAAGAATCACACTCTTGGTGGCGGAGTTCTTTATCTTAAGGTCGTGTTTCTCGTAGAATATTGAAACTTGTGTATGTGTATTGTGTTTGTATGTATGAATTACTGGTATTGTGATGTTGGACTAGGGAAATTATGATTGTTTTGACTGTAATAGCGGTTATGATGCATTATCCATTTTTGTGAATCTTTGTTATGTAGACTGTACTTGCCTATAATATTGAAGACTTGATTTCAGTTTTGTCGGTATGTGTAATGTTTTGAATTTGTGATATGTGCAATGACTGTATATTTTAGAAGTGATTAGTTTAGTGTAAAGATCTAACAGGAAGTTAGCTGTTAGTGGTTGTGATTATAGTTTACTAATTGTTATGTTGATCATTTAATGTTATTATCCGCTGCATTTGCATGTATAATACAAAATATTGCATGGACGAACAGGGTATAACTGTATAGATAATTTGAGGGCAGTTGGTTTTTACGGATCTTCGTTATGTAGACAGTACTTGACTATAAGATCGAAGACTTGATTACGTTATAGTCTTAATGCATTGAATTTGCGAGATACACAATGAGTGTATGCTCCTAGAAGTGACTGGTTTAGTGTAAAGATCGAACATGCAGTTAGCTGTCAGTGGGAGTGATTAAAGTTAAATAAATGTTATGTTGATCATTTAATGTCATTATCTGTCGCATTTgcatttataataaaaatattgcATGGCGGTATGGGGGTATAGAAGATTTAACGATGTAGGTGGTTTTTATGAAGAACGCTATTTGCTGCTTTGTGAAACTAAGTTTAATTGTGGTGGATGACTACATTCTTGTTCTGTGCTATGGACACTTTATATAATTTTGAGTTATGATACACTTGAAGAAAGTAACAGTGAGTCTTTGCAACTTTTGCACAGACTTCTGAAGCTCACAGCTGGACCTGTATGGATTTATATGTTTTTGCAACACCATATAGAGTTACCTGGGATTACTATTTCACAGCTCGAGAGCATACATTGAACATCGAATCTTGGGAGGAACCTGCAGAGTTGGAATATGTAATTTTGTATCATCATTTCTTTGGTTGGTTCATATCCATTACAAACTCTTACTAAACACTTTTTGTTCTGATTGATCACTGAGCAGGTGAAGCAGCATGGCATCTCAGTATTTCTGATGCCATCAGGAATGTTGGGGACCTTTCTTTCATTGGTGGATGTTTTGCCCTTGTTTTCTAATAGTGTGTGGGGTCAAAGTGCTAATTTAGCTTTTTTGAAGAAACACATGGGTGCATCATTTGAAAGACGTCCTCAGCCTTGGCGTACTACAATAAATCCAGATGATGTTCACTCTGGTGATTTCTTAGCTGTGTCGAAGATCCGTGGGCGTTGGGGTGGATTTGAAACACTTGAAAAGTGGGTCACTGGCGCATTTGCCGGTCACACAGCCGTTTGTTTGAAGGATGAATTTGGTAAGCTTTGGGTTGGAGAATCTGGACATGAGAATGAAAAGGTTAGAAATCTGAGCGGGCAGCCTAGGCGGAATATTGCATAAACCTCACTTCTGTGCTTTATATATAGATCTTATTTTTCGCTAGTTAAACAGGACAACAGAAGTTGATATTTTTTATATCTTTAGCTATGATAGTggtatacatgtatatatattttatgattgaCCTATCTATTTATGTATATTAGAGATTGGGTAGTTTTACGGTTAGAGGTGGTTTATCTTAGAGTCTGCTAGGGTTAGATTTATCTAATAAGTGTGACTAAATATTAATGTTTGGCAGGGTGAGGAAATTATTGTGGTGATTCCATGGGATGAATGGTGGGAATTGTCGCTAAAGGATGACTCTAATCCACATATAGCCTTGCTTCCTTTACATCCTGATGTACGTAAAAAGTTTAACTCAACAGCAGCTTGGGAATATGCTCATAGCATGTCTGGGAAGCCTTATGGTTACCACAACATGATATTCAGTTGGATTGACACTGTAGCTGACAACTTTCCTCCACCTCTCGATGCTCACTTGGTAAATACTTTTCTGGATGACCTTTTTAAGATATGCATCACAGGGTACTAAAAAGTACACGACTTGCAGTAAACATATAAGCTGAAATACTTTTTTTTCATTCTGATAAACTTTCTTATTGGTTTTTTTTTCGGCAGTCAGATTTGAGACTTTTCTCACTAGGACAGGTCTTACAAGGCTAATTTAGTTTACATTTGTTACTCTTCAGAAATGTTCCTCTAAACATAACAAGTGGTCTTGGTATACGGTATTGCTTGAGAGTGTGTAGAAGTCTGTTACCAAATGCAAATCTTTGTGTTTCAAACGTCCCTTTCATTCTTTCACATAAGAATAATTTGTTGCTTGTTTTTTTCTAAATCCAGTTATGGGCTAAAATAAAGCTTTATTCTTACCAACCTAAACCTTTTTACAGGTCACTTCTGTCATGTCTATGTGGACAAGAATGCAGCCAGCATATGCTGCAAATATGTGGAATGAAGCTTTAAATAAGAGGCTTGGGACTGAGGTGACTGCCAGTTTCAGCTCATCTATTGATAATTAGATATACAAACCTTCTTGACCTTCACTCTCTAAAGCATATATAATCCCTAATTATTTTTGCAGGAGTTGGACTTGTATGGAATTCTAGCAGAGACAGAATCACGAGGTTTAACCTTTGATCAGTTACTATCCATTCCGGAACAAGATGAATGGGTGTACAGCGATGGGAAATCAACAACATGTGTGGCCTTTATTTTGGAAATGTACAAAGAAGCTGGAGTTTTTGGTCCAGTTTCAAACTCTATTCAAGTGACTGAATTTACTGTGAGTATCTAGAGCTCTGTGTTAAACGTTTGTACTTCGAGTAATACTATCAGGTTCTCATTTCCACTTGTCATTCTCACAGATACGGGATGCATACATGCTCAAAATTTTTGAGAACAACCAGACACGGTTGCCAAGCTGGTGCAACATTGGAGGTAATCAGTTCCCATTCTGCCAGATTCTTGGCGAGTATCAAATGGAACTGCCTCAATATAATACTTTGGAGCCATATGCaaacatgaatgagaattgccCTTCTTTACCTCCAACTTATGAGAGGCCTGTTCGTTGTTAATCTGAATTTCTGCTTTGACTGAAATTTTTAGTGATGTCATATAGTGCTCAACGAGTACTATGTTACCTAGTTCCGGACATGCTCTACTACTATTTCCAAGTGTCAAGCTGACAAAAGACATATATATAGTAATAATTGTATATCTGTTTAATATTCTGTCGTGCCAAACATTATTTCCAACCTTGTTATGAATACAAAATTACTTTAAGGCAGCCAGTATAGTATCATTAGATTTACCCATTTTTCTTTAGATGTTTTTCATTTATAGTTGTATGTAGTAATGCATGTTACCTCATAATTTACACTAACCTCACTCTTGAACAAAATAAGAATTGAGATATACTTTCTAGACTTGTCCTTCTTCAATGTTCGCGCCTTGGATGAATCACGCTTAGAAATTACCCATATCAATGTGATATTTCTGTTTTTTTTTAAAGAGAtaaaaatacaattatttatattttgaaCAGTAGGAGTTGCACATAACATAGGCTGCTTTTTGTGTTTACCCTTATTTTAAAAGGTTACATGTTCTGGGAAGAGCCAATCCAAAAAGATAGATGTACTTGTACTTTTGCAGTATATTCTCTCAAGGTTCTCCATCCCATAGCTCCTCAGCTGACTTGATAGCACCAGTTTCAGAGATAAACATCTTTCCAAGGCTTGCCCTGCGCTGCGGATATCTGCAATCTTCCTTAATTCTTCGTTGCTCGGCTCCCAGTCAAAAATCTCAAGATTCTGCAGTAGTCTCTCTTTGTTGAAGCTCTTAGCCACAATAACAACCCCTTGCTCATAAACCCATCTTAAGGCTATCTGAGCTACAGACTTTCCTTCGGACTTGGCAATTCCCTTGAGGACTTCAGATTCCATAACTCCTTTGGTTCCCCAACTGGCTCCTGCTGCTCCTAGAGGAGAGTAAGGTGCAATCATGATTCCATTTGCCTTTCAGAACTCCGTTAACTTCCCTTTTAGTCAAGAGGGGTTCATCACCTGTGAACATGCATTGATCaaggttaaattttaaaaaaattgctGCTTTTGTGCCCACATGATACTTTTTTGTGTTATTACTTGCTTTACTGCCTGAGGTATCTTAGAAAAAGCCAAAATGTCAACAAGTATCTTGCAAGAGAAGTTACTGACACCAATCAATTTTGTTAGACCGAGTGTTTGACACTCTTCCATAGGTATCCAAACAGATCTGATGTCCATTGGGATAATATCCTCTGGCTTTGGTGGAAAATTAGCTGCCCCGAGGTTTGTGGTTGCTGGCATATGTACAAGAAGATACTGATCAAGATACCCCAACTTCATATTTCTGCAAAAAATGAAAAGAAAGTAAGTTCTAGGTGCAGAGTGAAGACCTGAATTTCAAAGGTTAAAATGAGCGAGTGAATTTTGTTTTACTGTAGAGTCTGTAAGAGTGCAGGGAGGACAAGGTGGCCATGATTATCAGTGCACCATAGCTTAGACGTGATGAACACCTCATCTCGAGACTTTGTTAAGCCAAGAGTTAGAGCTTGAGATATGGCTTCACCAAGAGATTCCTCTGTTTGATAAATAGAAGCCGTATTAAACATCCTATACCCAAACTCAATTGCTTTAAGCACTGCTTTTATGACTACTTCTGGTGCTGGAAAGGGATAAGTTCCGGTGCCCAATCCAAGAACTGGCATTTTTTTCCCATTACCGGAACTCAAAGTAACTTCCGGAATGCTATGTTGAGCCATCTCTTAACGCCTTCTAGGAACCTGAGATAGAACAAGGATATATACTGATTTACTACTGGTAAGGTTGGGCTCTTTCTTGTTCATTTGTTTCTGTTTTATTATGACTAACAGCAGTTTGGAAATTGGGATCCCATGTCAGTACATGTACAAAATACATGCATGCATCAATTCTATAATAAATTTGGCCTATGCAGACCCTGATGTTCAGTGAATGGCTTTTCAAGATTCTGTTACTCGGAACATGTGCAAGGACTCCATAAGAAAGTGCTTCAACGAAAAGGAATTTCCGGATTAGAAAAGAGGTTTATGCTAGTATCCCATCCCATTTTCTCGAAAGACCcgattattaaaaaaaatccaatATCAGTAGAGCTTCGTGATCCAACCGATACCGGCCCAGTGTGGTGTGCAGAGTAGTATCCCCGCAGCAATATGTGGACTAATCTTCCAAATTCCTGCAAAATATGGTTCATACTGAAATCCAGGTCCTTCAAGCTTTCAGTGTACCTCTGTGTTTTTTGTATTCAAATATTATATCTAAAAATGCTATAGAAATCACAGTGATGGACACATGATCAAGTCAGGAGCGGGGCTGCTGGGATGAGAGCCAGCTAAGGATTCAAGTTTACATTTTAAGAAGTGTTTAAAGGACACCTTCGCGCGTAGTGTCTGTCAGCTACTGATAAAATCAAGGGATAGTAAGTTTTTAATATGCATACTTGTACCTGCATTGAACATGCTTGATTTCATTTTCCCAAGTTTCTACCGGACAATAGCAATTTTTTTTTGTATAGATTAGATGTTAATATTGTACATCTGTTTGACATTTTGTTATTTTTAATAAT from Apium graveolens cultivar Ventura chromosome 5, ASM990537v1, whole genome shotgun sequence includes the following:
- the LOC141725076 gene encoding uncharacterized protein LOC141725076 gives rise to the protein MYFLFKVLLILGLGLGLNLDYGYALKLPFRPKDVLPVLPKQISWPVLNNFHSAVDLLPAFVASVTPHQVIHHWEGSCFNVNEARLDFTQSKNHTLGGGVLYLKTSEAHSWTCMDLYVFATPYRVTWDYYFTAREHTLNIESWEEPAELEYVKQHGISVFLMPSGMLGTFLSLVDVLPLFSNSVWGQSANLAFLKKHMGASFERRPQPWRTTINPDDVHSGDFLAVSKIRGRWGGFETLEKWVTGAFAGHTAVCLKDEFGKLWVGESGHENEKGEEIIVVIPWDEWWELSLKDDSNPHIALLPLHPDVRKKFNSTAAWEYAHSMSGKPYGYHNMIFSWIDTVADNFPPPLDAHLVTSVMSMWTRMQPAYAANMWNEALNKRLGTEELDLYGILAETESRGLTFDQLLSIPEQDEWVYSDGKSTTCVAFILEMYKEAGVFGPVSNSIQVTEFTIRDAYMLKIFENNQTRLPSWCNIGGNQFPFCQILGEYQMELPQYNTLEPYANMNENCPSLPPTYERPVRC
- the LOC141660882 gene encoding NADPH-dependent codeinone reductase 1-4-like; the encoded protein is MAQHSIPEVTLSSGNGKKMPVLGLGTGTYPFPAPEVVIKAVLKAIEFGYRMFNTASIYQTEESLGEAISQALTLGLTKSRDEVFITSKLWCTDNHGHLVLPALLQTLQNMKLGYLDQYLLVHMPATTNLGAANFPPKPEDIIPMDIRSVWIPMEECQTLGLTKLIGVSNFSCKILVDILAFSKIPQAVKQVMNPS